The following are from one region of the Arachis duranensis cultivar V14167 chromosome 10, aradu.V14167.gnm2.J7QH, whole genome shotgun sequence genome:
- the LOC110276847 gene encoding uncharacterized protein LOC110276847 → MAPYEALYGRRCQSPLCWYGPEDKGYLGPELVRQTTEDIKRIRGRRRTAQSRQKSYADQRRKPLEFQEGDHVFLKITPTTGVGRALKVRKLSPRYLGPFQILRRIGKSAYQLALPPNLTRLHNVFHVSQLRKYQHDPSHVLQQEDVTLKDDLTFELPAIEIVDRSMKQPRSKTIQLVKVAWGSGNSRDYTWEKEADMRQKFLNLFTGNNHGEDLLFSPTIGNFSKTPKLFKTTLTDQVQTWNLGTNSFLTGVIM, encoded by the coding sequence ATGGCACCATATGAGGCACTGTACGGGCGAAGATGCCAATCTCCTTTATGCTGGTACGGACCGGAAGATAAAGGCTACTTAGGACCGGAGTTAGTAAGACAGACCACAGAAGATATCAAGAGGATAAGAGGAAGAAGGCGCACCGCCCAAAGTCGACAAAAGAGTTATGCAGATCAACGAAGAAAACCCCTCGAATTTCAGGAAGGCGATCACGTATTCCTAAAAATTACCCCTACCACCGGGGTAGGGAGGGCTCTTAAAGTACGAAAACTAAGCCCCCGGTACCTGGGTCCATTTCAAATCCTCCGGCGTATAGGAAAGTCGGCATACCAGCTTGCCCTACCACCAAATCTAACAAGACTACACAACGTGTTCCACGTGTCCCAACTCCGAAAATACCAGCACGATCCAAGCCATGTGTTGCAGCAAGAGGATGTAACACTCAAAGACGACCTGACTTTTGAACTACCAGCCATAGAGATTGTAGACAGAAGCATGAAGCAACCAAGGAGCAAGACGATACAATTGGTAAAAGTGGCATGGGGTAGCGGAAATTCCAGAGACTACACATGGGAAAAAGAGGCAGACATGAGACAAAAGTTCCTGAACTTGTTTACAGGTAACAATCATGGTGAGGATCTCCTTTTCTCCCCAACAATAGGAAATTTCAGTAAGACCCCTAAGTTATTTAAGACGACCCTTACCGACCAAGTTCAGACATGGAATTTGGGGACAAATTCTTTTCTTACGGGGGTGATAATGTAA